In Borrelia maritima, one DNA window encodes the following:
- a CDS encoding DUF226 domain-containing protein yields the protein MRNNPFYRDYTSVCSFSKKIFKTFNKSYFIEFRFKKGGVFLYPHTIAYLLRDRNLYNREHKKLHGRLMELEKEVFKFYGRDLNPEGEGIITKWIDIKSIRKS from the coding sequence GTGAGAAATAATCCATTTTACAGAGATTATACTTCTGTTTGTAGTTTTTCTAAGAAAATATTTAAAACTTTTAACAAATCGTATTTTATTGAATTTAGGTTTAAAAAGGGTGGTGTGTTTTTGTATCCCCACACCATAGCATATTTGCTTAGGGATCGGAATCTCTATAATAGGGAGCATAAAAAATTACATGGACGCTTGATGGAGTTAGAAAAAGAAGTATTTAAGTTTTATGGTCGAGATTTAAATCCCGAGGGCGAGGGCATTATAACTAAGTGGATAGATATAAAATCAATCAGAAAAAGTTGA
- a CDS encoding virulence associated lipoprotein produces MKHHIIVYIFVFLFLNACYPVTPNKGTLNPKTDASPTQKEDLNKKTTNTLLNNLTNLIETANAHKEKYIKMEEPSDKYGMTVFQYIRWDSDPKERLSSNTERSIKYRKQVYTILNVAIDTNELKIFSAVTRRLDDPARIFEFFTDLGDILEEVTDHLYPKKDTLDKLDTSDLEKLKNSLEKILSIIEIVSKMSKQLLLDYQNDKNSIKTDFDNLESHVDTFCNQFAEKVKDAEKLKTIILSINKF; encoded by the coding sequence ATGAAACATCATATAATTGTATACATATTTGTTTTTCTATTTTTAAATGCTTGTTATCCAGTTACCCCTAATAAAGGGACATTAAACCCTAAAACAGATGCGAGTCCCACTCAAAAAGAAGACCTAAATAAAAAAACAACAAATACACTACTTAATAATTTAACCAACTTAATAGAAACAGCTAACGCACATAAAGAAAAATATATAAAAATGGAAGAACCTTCGGATAAATATGGAATGACGGTTTTTCAGTATATAAGATGGGACTCGGATCCAAAAGAACGTTTATCCAGCAATACCGAAAGATCTATAAAATATAGAAAACAAGTTTATACTATTTTAAATGTTGCTATTGATACTAATGAATTAAAGATATTTTCGGCTGTGACAAGGCGGCTTGACGATCCAGCCAGAATTTTTGAGTTCTTTACAGACCTTGGAGATATTCTTGAAGAAGTAACTGATCATTTATACCCTAAAAAAGATACTCTAGACAAACTAGACACTTCAGATCTAGAAAAGCTTAAAAATTCTCTTGAAAAAATATTATCTATAATAGAAATTGTCTCAAAAATGTCAAAACAACTCTTATTAGATTACCAAAATGATAAAAATTCTATAAAAACAGATTTCGATAATCTTGAATCTCATGTGGATACATTTTGCAATCAATTTGCAGAAAAAGTTAAAGACGCAGAAAAGCTAAAAACGATCATATTATCAATTAATAAATTTTAA
- a CDS encoding chromosome replication/partitioning protein, with protein MEYESYKNQIRRITINKVNNKIELMEILYKIRTKKLYQFDGYKKFEDFLKKFVIARSQAFVYLRLYKKVLSGDLKVEEIKQFGFVETYKRIKKSNIDKSGVKENSIKIVRFKLKIGKVLIFMVKMSNLLIAF; from the coding sequence ATAGAGTACGAAAGTTATAAAAATCAAATAAGAAGAATTACTATAAATAAAGTAAATAATAAAATTGAATTAATGGAGATTTTATATAAAATAAGGACTAAAAAACTTTATCAATTTGATGGATACAAAAAATTTGAAGATTTTCTTAAAAAATTTGTCATAGCCAGGAGTCAGGCATTCGTATATTTAAGACTTTATAAGAAAGTATTGTCGGGTGATTTAAAAGTAGAGGAAATTAAGCAATTCGGATTTGTGGAAACATATAAGAGAATTAAGAAATCCAACATAGATAAAAGCGGGGTAAAAGAAAATTCAATAAAGATAGTAAGATTTAAACTAAAAATTGGGAAAGTTCTAATTTTTATGGTAAAAATGTCAAATTTACTAATTGCTTTTTAG
- a CDS encoding chromosome replication/partitioning protein, with product MLKIKNRSKNGKKENKKKATLYKRAETQIEEVDSNQGFELRNYNGLKEHLEFNLKLDIDIKIQRMKIIHEIKQKNLYKYDGFYSFEQFNKSYVISKSQAYIYKFIRKFSRGILSIEKVKEMGLSVVYKNIIKKQIVICI from the coding sequence ATGTTAAAAATAAAAAATAGGAGTAAAAATGGGAAAAAAGAAAATAAAAAGAAAGCAACTTTATATAAAAGAGCTGAAACCCAAATAGAAGAAGTAGATAGTAATCAAGGCTTTGAGTTAAGAAATTACAATGGATTAAAAGAACATTTAGAATTTAATTTAAAATTAGATATTGATATTAAAATTCAAAGAATGAAAATTATACACGAAATTAAGCAAAAAAATCTTTATAAATATGATGGTTTTTACAGTTTTGAGCAGTTTAATAAGTCTTATGTAATTTCTAAAAGCCAGGCGTATATATATAAATTTATCAGGAAGTTTTCGAGGGGAATATTATCTATTGAAAAAGTTAAAGAAATGGGTCTTTCGGTTGTATATAAAAATATAATAAAAAAACAAATTGTCATATGCATATAG